A single Symbiobacterium thermophilum IAM 14863 DNA region contains:
- a CDS encoding ABC transporter permease — protein sequence MKRGSGLLRLHAALVYGFLYLPIFLLVILSFNSSRTSAVWKGFTLDWYVRLFQNRLLWEAVKNSLIIAAATAVIATALGTAAALALHRRHIPGRVWIEGLLYVPLVLPDIVLGVGALVLFTALGISLGLGTILAAHVGTSISYVVLVLRARLSDMDERLEEAARDLGATPWQTLRYVTLPLLMPAIVAAILLSFTLSLDDFILSFFTAGPGATTLPLRVYGMMKTGLTPEVNALSTIMVLVTGIATTLYLRLTENRI from the coding sequence GTGAAGCGGGGCAGCGGCTTGCTGCGGCTCCACGCCGCACTGGTGTATGGGTTCCTCTACCTGCCCATCTTCCTGCTTGTCATTCTGTCGTTCAACAGCTCACGGACCAGCGCGGTCTGGAAGGGCTTCACGCTGGACTGGTACGTGCGGCTCTTTCAGAACCGGCTGCTGTGGGAGGCGGTCAAGAACAGCCTGATCATCGCTGCCGCCACCGCGGTCATCGCCACGGCCCTGGGCACGGCAGCGGCGCTCGCCCTGCACAGGCGCCACATCCCCGGCCGGGTCTGGATTGAGGGGCTGCTGTACGTGCCCCTGGTTCTGCCCGACATCGTGCTTGGCGTGGGCGCGCTGGTCCTGTTCACGGCTCTCGGGATCTCCCTCGGCCTGGGCACGATCCTGGCTGCACACGTGGGGACCTCGATCTCGTACGTGGTCCTGGTGCTGCGGGCTCGGCTGAGCGACATGGACGAACGCCTGGAGGAAGCGGCCCGCGACCTGGGCGCCACCCCGTGGCAGACCCTGCGCTACGTGACCCTGCCCCTCCTCATGCCGGCCATCGTCGCCGCCATCCTGCTTTCCTTCACCCTGTCGCTGGACGACTTCATCCTCTCGTTCTTCACCGCGGGCCCCGGGGCCACCACCCTGCCCCTGCGCGTCTACGGGATGATGAAGACCGGCCTGACCCCTGAGGTGAACGCCCTGTCCACCATCATGGTGCTGGTGACGGGGATTGCCACCACTCTGTACCTCCGGCTGACGGAGAACCGAATCTAG
- a CDS encoding ABC transporter permease, which yields MSRRAGWAMLAPTVIWLVALVAAPMALMLVYSLAVQIAPDSPWPQGFTLAHYSRLLDPLYLRIFVRSVVQAALATLLSLLLGYPLAYYIARSPMRRRGRLLLLVVIPFWTNFLVRTYALMVLMRAQGVINSLLMAIGVIDDPLPLLYNEAAVQVGLVYTLLPLLVLPLYANLEKLDERLLAAAQDLGANPWTAFWSVTWPLSRPGVLVGGMMVFISAFGMYLVPDLMGGARSIMIGNLIQNQFLQARNWPFGAAVALALTAVVLVVALLVQRAGRIDGGEVKR from the coding sequence ATGAGCCGGCGGGCAGGCTGGGCCATGCTGGCCCCCACCGTGATCTGGCTCGTGGCGCTGGTCGCCGCGCCGATGGCCCTGATGCTGGTCTACAGCTTGGCGGTTCAGATCGCCCCCGACTCGCCCTGGCCCCAGGGGTTCACGCTGGCGCACTACAGCCGGCTGCTGGACCCGCTCTACCTGCGCATCTTCGTGCGCTCGGTGGTGCAGGCGGCCCTGGCGACACTGCTTTCGCTGCTCCTGGGCTACCCCCTGGCCTACTACATCGCCCGCAGCCCGATGCGGCGGCGCGGCCGGCTGCTCCTGCTGGTGGTCATCCCGTTCTGGACCAACTTCCTGGTCCGCACATATGCCCTGATGGTGCTCATGCGGGCGCAGGGGGTCATCAACTCGCTGCTGATGGCCATCGGGGTGATTGACGACCCCCTCCCCCTTCTCTATAATGAGGCGGCGGTGCAGGTGGGACTCGTCTATACCCTGCTCCCGCTGCTCGTCCTCCCGCTCTACGCGAACCTGGAGAAGCTGGACGAGCGACTGCTGGCCGCCGCGCAGGACCTGGGCGCGAACCCGTGGACGGCGTTCTGGTCGGTGACCTGGCCGCTCTCCCGGCCCGGCGTCCTGGTCGGAGGGATGATGGTCTTCATCTCCGCCTTCGGCATGTACCTGGTTCCCGACCTCATGGGCGGCGCCCGCTCGATCATGATTGGCAACCTGATCCAGAACCAGTTCCTGCAGGCGCGCAACTGGCCCTTCGGCGCGGCCGTCGCACTGGCCCTGACCGCGGTGGTGCTCGTGGTCGCGCTGCTGGTGCAGCGGGCCGGGCGCATCGACGGCGGGGAGGTGAAGCGGTGA
- a CDS encoding DUF4129 domain-containing protein: MRRALATLLLVLWLPSAAASAPLPAGAYAGRLEEAAALLDEAERLAQQGDETAARRRIYAAADRLSGVDAVWADAGDVEADLTDLMDSLRGAAEDPEALSRARGLLAEHLHAAADLVEAEPVHAPGARASLDRALAQVAGQSLLDRAREWVLGLFTRPLQGKELGPVPPSVWWIGGAVGALALAWAGFALYRGLTGHGAGTEGTWREGRRTEPARPPTPAELLHAAQEAADRSDYLAAVRLSHLALLQHLDGLGIIRYQPAQTDREHERQLARRRPDLVPALRSLHDLLEGLLYGGRPARADEFRQAESLVMQLWREGDATSGSAATPGPSSSA, from the coding sequence ATGAGGCGGGCGCTGGCCACCCTTCTTCTCGTGCTGTGGCTGCCGTCGGCGGCCGCGTCTGCCCCGCTGCCGGCCGGGGCGTACGCCGGCCGGCTGGAGGAGGCGGCTGCGCTCCTGGATGAGGCCGAGCGGCTGGCACAGCAGGGGGACGAGACCGCGGCGCGGCGCAGGATCTACGCCGCGGCCGACCGCCTGTCCGGCGTGGACGCGGTGTGGGCCGACGCCGGCGACGTGGAGGCCGATCTTACGGACCTGATGGACTCGCTGCGCGGGGCCGCGGAGGATCCCGAGGCGCTGTCCCGTGCCCGGGGGTTGCTTGCGGAGCACCTGCACGCGGCCGCGGACCTGGTGGAGGCCGAACCCGTCCATGCGCCGGGCGCCCGCGCATCCCTGGACCGCGCGCTGGCGCAGGTGGCCGGCCAGTCGCTGCTGGACCGGGCCCGCGAGTGGGTCCTTGGCCTGTTCACCCGGCCGCTGCAAGGGAAGGAACTGGGGCCGGTGCCGCCGTCGGTCTGGTGGATCGGCGGCGCCGTCGGGGCCCTGGCCTTGGCCTGGGCCGGATTCGCCCTCTACCGCGGCCTGACCGGTCACGGAGCGGGAACCGAAGGGACCTGGCGGGAGGGCCGCCGTACGGAACCCGCCCGCCCGCCGACGCCGGCGGAGCTGCTGCACGCGGCGCAGGAGGCCGCCGACCGCAGCGACTACCTCGCCGCGGTACGGCTGTCCCACCTGGCGCTGCTCCAGCACCTGGACGGGCTGGGGATTATCCGCTACCAGCCCGCACAGACCGACCGGGAACATGAGCGGCAGCTGGCCCGCCGGCGGCCGGATCTCGTCCCGGCCCTGCGCAGCCTGCATGACCTGCTCGAAGGGCTCCTCTACGGCGGCCGGCCGGCCCGGGCGGACGAGTTCCGGCAGGCAGAGTCCCTGGTGATGCAGCTCTGGCGAGAGGGGGATGCCACATCCGGAAGCGCGGCGACACCTGGGCCGTCATCGTCGGCCTGA
- a CDS encoding DUF58 domain-containing protein has product MRADRVTVRFSPTPRLPLLLALAALPALFPGLLWLSLALAAALTGVALADLAASRRTIEAERRVENPLSLGEENPVRLAFRCQGAPVTLEVCDDLPLHLEPAGEWPVVRLEEGAWVEVGYRVRPGRRGRYAIGPLHGRYRSRLGLWNRMITWPITDEVRVYPNLLAVRQYEVAMRQGRQMEGLKRARLRGAGTEFESLREYQEGDEFRAINWPATARRGSLVTNLYQVDRSQPIMLLVDAGRLMIPQIQGLSRLDYVLNAAMLLATVAAERGDQVGLMLFGGEVKAFVPPRKGRRQVMAMLESLYDLQPEQVEPDYGRMLGWFAARHRRRSLLVLFTDLVDPEINRGLTAHLSALAARHLVLVVTLTDPALLALSRCIPENAQQAYEKATALEVLAQRAETRARLQRSGVLVIDVPPSSFSAAVVNQYLQIKEQGRL; this is encoded by the coding sequence ATGAGGGCCGACCGCGTCACCGTGCGCTTCAGCCCCACGCCCCGCCTGCCCCTCCTCCTCGCCCTGGCGGCCCTGCCGGCGCTCTTCCCCGGCCTGCTCTGGCTCAGCCTGGCGCTGGCGGCGGCGCTCACCGGGGTTGCGCTGGCGGATCTGGCCGCATCCCGGCGCACCATCGAGGCGGAGCGGCGCGTGGAGAACCCCCTCTCCCTGGGGGAGGAGAACCCCGTTCGCCTCGCGTTCCGCTGCCAAGGCGCCCCCGTGACCCTGGAGGTGTGCGACGACCTGCCGCTCCACCTGGAGCCGGCGGGGGAGTGGCCGGTGGTGCGGCTGGAGGAGGGCGCATGGGTGGAGGTCGGATACCGGGTCCGGCCCGGGCGGCGCGGGCGGTACGCGATCGGCCCCCTCCACGGCCGGTACCGCTCGCGGCTGGGGCTCTGGAACCGCATGATCACGTGGCCGATCACCGACGAGGTCCGGGTTTACCCGAACCTCCTGGCGGTGCGCCAGTACGAGGTCGCGATGCGGCAGGGCCGCCAGATGGAAGGGCTGAAGCGGGCCCGCCTGCGGGGAGCCGGCACCGAGTTCGAATCGCTGCGGGAGTACCAGGAGGGGGACGAGTTCCGGGCCATCAACTGGCCGGCGACCGCCCGCCGGGGCAGCCTGGTCACCAACCTCTACCAGGTCGACCGCTCCCAGCCCATTATGCTGCTGGTCGACGCCGGCCGGCTGATGATCCCGCAGATCCAGGGGCTCTCCCGCCTGGACTACGTGCTCAACGCGGCGATGCTTCTGGCGACGGTGGCCGCGGAGCGGGGCGACCAGGTGGGGCTGATGCTCTTCGGCGGCGAGGTGAAGGCCTTCGTGCCGCCGCGGAAGGGGCGGCGGCAGGTGATGGCCATGCTGGAGTCCCTTTACGACCTTCAGCCCGAACAGGTCGAGCCCGACTACGGCCGTATGCTGGGCTGGTTCGCCGCCCGGCACCGCAGGCGGTCCCTGCTGGTGCTCTTCACCGACCTGGTCGATCCGGAGATCAACCGGGGGCTCACGGCGCACCTGAGCGCCTTGGCGGCCCGCCACCTGGTGCTCGTCGTCACGCTGACCGATCCCGCCCTGCTCGCCCTCAGCCGCTGCATACCCGAGAACGCCCAGCAGGCATACGAAAAGGCCACTGCGCTGGAGGTCCTGGCACAGCGGGCCGAGACCCGGGCCAGGCTGCAGCGCAGCGGCGTGCTGGTGATCGACGTGCCGCCGTCCTCCTTCTCGGCGGCGGTGGTGAACCAGTACCTGCAGATCAAGGAACAGGGGCGGCTGTAG
- a CDS encoding stage II sporulation protein M yields the protein MNQDQFVARRQEAWQELAGILAAAERRGPRRLSLEQVERLGLLYRRAASDLAYARTYFPNGQATAYLNQLVSRAHNLIYAEEPQRLRSLWRLFAHTVPATVRGAWRPLLLSAVLMGLGGLVGFFAILSDPNLAEALVPPELRHHEATAPDGDIFPVQFRSLIGTAILINNVRVGVMAFGLGITLGVGTALVLLYNGLIVGALAAHYFRAGLSFSFWALILPHGVLELMALFLAGAAGFCLGWPLVAPGRLTRGAAFRSGARRAGILILGSLPLFMVAAAIEGFITPMGSLSEWGKYGVALVTGALGVAYWALGGRRAAGAPADTDAQAPPAGTGSTAAPVP from the coding sequence GTGAATCAGGATCAGTTCGTGGCCAGGCGGCAGGAGGCCTGGCAAGAGCTGGCCGGGATCCTGGCCGCGGCCGAGCGCCGGGGGCCCCGCCGGCTCTCGCTGGAGCAGGTGGAGCGGTTGGGGTTGCTCTACCGCCGGGCGGCTTCCGACCTGGCCTACGCCCGGACCTACTTCCCGAACGGGCAGGCCACGGCCTATCTGAACCAGCTGGTGTCCCGGGCCCACAACCTCATCTACGCGGAGGAGCCGCAGCGGCTGCGCTCGCTGTGGCGGCTTTTCGCGCACACCGTCCCGGCCACTGTCCGGGGGGCCTGGCGGCCCCTCCTGCTCTCTGCCGTCCTGATGGGGCTGGGCGGGCTCGTGGGCTTTTTCGCCATCCTGTCCGACCCCAACCTGGCCGAGGCGCTGGTGCCGCCGGAGCTGCGCCATCACGAGGCGACCGCGCCGGACGGAGACATCTTCCCGGTGCAGTTCCGCTCCCTGATCGGCACCGCCATTCTGATCAACAACGTCCGGGTCGGCGTAATGGCCTTCGGCCTGGGAATCACCCTGGGCGTCGGCACCGCGCTGGTGCTCCTCTACAACGGCCTGATCGTCGGCGCGCTGGCCGCCCACTACTTCCGGGCGGGCCTGTCCTTCTCCTTCTGGGCGCTCATCCTGCCCCACGGGGTCCTGGAGCTGATGGCGCTCTTCCTCGCAGGCGCCGCCGGCTTCTGCCTGGGCTGGCCCCTCGTCGCGCCCGGGCGGCTGACCCGCGGGGCGGCCTTCCGGTCGGGCGCCCGGCGGGCGGGGATTCTGATCCTCGGCTCGCTGCCCCTCTTTATGGTCGCCGCCGCCATCGAGGGCTTCATCACCCCGATGGGCAGCCTCTCCGAGTGGGGCAAGTACGGCGTGGCCCTCGTGACCGGCGCGCTGGGCGTCGCCTACTGGGCCCTGGGAGGGAGGCGGGCGGCCGGCGCCCCTGCTGATACAGACGCTCAGGCACCGCCGGCCGGAACGGGTTCTACAGCCGCCCCTGTTCCTTGA
- a CDS encoding AAA family ATPase gives MPLTETVETLRRIEAELRKVIVGQDQVIEQLLVALLAGGHVLIEGVPGLAKTLLVRSLAQALGVSFRRIQFTPDLMPADVVGTTVFNPRDLTFEVRRGPVFTNLLLADEVNRTPPKTQSALLEAMEERQVTLDGQPYPLPEPFMVIATQNPIEYEGTYPLPEAQLDRFLMKIQMDYPAAEEERAILERHYRGFRAQELDRAGIGRVLDGPGLLALRSAHRSVTVEPEVLDYINRIVRATRAWSTLAVGASPRGAVALLVCAQSLALIRGRDYVVPDDIKEMAAPVLRHRVILRPEAEVEGVRADQVLEQILQSQPVPR, from the coding sequence ATGCCACTTACCGAGACGGTTGAGACCCTGCGCCGCATCGAGGCCGAGCTCCGAAAGGTCATCGTCGGCCAGGACCAGGTGATCGAGCAGCTGCTGGTGGCCCTGCTGGCCGGCGGTCACGTGCTCATTGAGGGCGTGCCGGGCCTGGCCAAGACCCTCCTGGTGCGCAGCCTGGCGCAGGCTCTGGGGGTCAGCTTCCGGCGCATCCAGTTCACGCCCGACCTGATGCCCGCCGACGTGGTGGGCACCACGGTCTTCAACCCCAGGGACCTGACCTTCGAGGTGCGGCGCGGCCCGGTCTTCACCAACCTGCTCCTGGCCGACGAGGTCAACCGCACCCCGCCCAAGACCCAGTCCGCCCTGCTGGAGGCGATGGAGGAGCGGCAGGTGACCCTGGACGGCCAGCCCTACCCCCTGCCCGAGCCGTTCATGGTCATCGCCACCCAGAACCCCATCGAGTACGAGGGCACCTACCCGTTGCCCGAGGCGCAGCTGGACCGGTTCCTCATGAAGATCCAGATGGACTACCCCGCCGCCGAGGAGGAGCGGGCGATCCTGGAGCGGCACTACCGCGGGTTCCGCGCCCAGGAGCTGGACCGCGCGGGGATCGGCCGGGTGCTGGACGGGCCGGGGCTGCTGGCGCTCCGTTCGGCCCACCGGAGCGTCACGGTGGAACCCGAGGTGCTGGACTACATCAACCGGATCGTGCGGGCCACGCGTGCGTGGTCGACCCTCGCGGTGGGGGCAAGCCCGCGCGGCGCCGTCGCCCTCCTGGTGTGCGCCCAGTCGCTGGCGCTCATCCGCGGACGGGACTACGTGGTGCCCGACGACATCAAGGAGATGGCGGCGCCCGTCCTGCGCCACCGGGTAATCCTGCGACCTGAGGCCGAGGTCGAGGGGGTGCGGGCCGACCAGGTGCTGGAGCAGATCCTCCAGTCCCAGCCGGTCCCACGTTGA
- a CDS encoding deoxyribonuclease IV, whose amino-acid sequence MKLGCHISISKGFPQAVENAHRLGCEAFQFFTKNPRGFKGKSADPEAAARGRALMAEYGLVAVAHAPYITNLSTPDPELQAISIASLKQDLENAEAYGAIGCVCHMGKHVGEGEAYGRARMVETLNRLLEAYTGSCPLLLENTAGMGSELGTHLEELMEVRSRVEQPERIAFCFDTCHAFAAGIYRPEDWEDFVAHARAIGYWGLLRAVHLNDSKFDHGSRKDRHANLGKGFLGEAGIATLLRSGAFEGLPVVLETPVKDEAEYGPEIAYARSLLQ is encoded by the coding sequence GTGAAGCTCGGGTGCCACATCAGCATCAGCAAGGGATTCCCCCAGGCCGTGGAGAACGCCCACAGGCTGGGCTGCGAAGCGTTCCAGTTCTTCACCAAGAACCCGCGCGGATTCAAGGGCAAGTCCGCCGACCCCGAAGCGGCAGCCCGGGGCCGGGCCCTCATGGCGGAGTACGGCCTGGTGGCGGTTGCCCACGCGCCGTACATCACCAACCTCTCCACCCCGGATCCGGAGCTGCAGGCCATCTCCATCGCCTCCCTGAAGCAGGACCTGGAGAACGCCGAGGCCTACGGCGCCATCGGCTGTGTCTGCCACATGGGCAAGCACGTGGGCGAGGGCGAGGCGTACGGCAGAGCCCGCATGGTGGAGACGCTGAACCGGCTGCTGGAGGCCTACACCGGCTCGTGCCCGCTGCTGTTGGAAAACACCGCCGGGATGGGCTCCGAACTGGGCACCCACCTGGAGGAGCTGATGGAGGTGCGCAGCCGGGTGGAGCAGCCTGAGCGCATCGCCTTCTGCTTCGACACCTGTCACGCCTTCGCGGCCGGCATCTACCGGCCCGAGGACTGGGAGGACTTCGTCGCGCACGCTCGCGCGATCGGCTACTGGGGCCTCCTGAGGGCCGTCCACCTGAACGACTCCAAGTTCGACCACGGCAGCCGCAAGGACCGGCACGCCAACCTGGGCAAGGGGTTCCTGGGCGAAGCGGGCATCGCGACCCTGCTGCGCTCGGGCGCCTTCGAGGGCCTGCCCGTCGTGCTGGAAACCCCGGTGAAGGACGAGGCGGAATACGGTCCCGAGATCGCCTATGCCCGGTCGCTGCTGCAGTAG
- a CDS encoding RDD family protein, with translation MDPIRIDTPESVDLALEPVGLGSRFLAALIDAAIQYAVLFAVLLVALPSAALWTDLGEGFDLIGSAFLAILLLAVALLFFLYKMLFEALWNGQTIGKRVAGIRVVQVSGMPVTFLQAVIRNLLRIVDYLPGYYLIGAICILATGRRQRLGDLAAGTVVVRDRPAEAPEVPKALSHPPQTDLNKLREYALRLREEDLAPARGFWQRRHQLHVSARSRVAEQVARGLAARMGWPDPLPPVPEDFIEEVLYVRAR, from the coding sequence ATGGACCCGATTCGCATCGACACGCCGGAGAGCGTGGACCTGGCGCTGGAGCCGGTCGGCCTCGGAAGCCGGTTCCTGGCCGCCTTGATCGACGCCGCGATCCAGTACGCCGTCCTCTTCGCCGTGCTCCTGGTCGCGCTGCCATCGGCGGCCTTGTGGACCGATCTCGGCGAAGGCTTCGACCTCATCGGCTCCGCTTTCCTCGCAATTCTGCTTCTGGCCGTCGCTCTCCTGTTCTTCCTGTACAAGATGCTCTTCGAGGCGCTGTGGAACGGCCAGACCATCGGCAAGCGGGTGGCCGGGATCCGCGTGGTCCAGGTGAGCGGCATGCCGGTCACCTTCCTGCAGGCGGTCATCCGGAACCTGCTGCGGATCGTCGACTATCTCCCCGGCTACTACCTCATCGGGGCCATCTGCATCCTGGCCACCGGGCGCAGGCAGCGGCTGGGGGATCTGGCCGCCGGCACGGTGGTCGTGCGCGATCGGCCTGCGGAGGCGCCGGAGGTGCCAAAGGCGCTTTCCCACCCGCCGCAGACGGACCTGAACAAGCTGCGGGAGTACGCGCTGCGGCTGCGTGAAGAGGATCTGGCACCCGCCCGCGGTTTCTGGCAGCGGCGGCACCAGCTGCACGTCTCTGCCCGGAGCCGGGTGGCGGAGCAGGTGGCGCGGGGGCTCGCCGCGCGGATGGGCTGGCCCGACCCGCTGCCGCCGGTCCCGGAGGATTTCATCGAGGAGGTCCTGTACGTGCGCGCTCGCTGA
- a CDS encoding DUF4350 domain-containing protein produces MARGGCHIRKRGDTWAVIVGLIALIFVSVLFGGDPQPRARLAPAGSSWAQTPEGLSAIYAVLADQGAARRWTLPLDRLDGSVDRLVVWNVDGLDPDEVDALEAWVFAGGTALVGGPLSGFRGTFQPAAEGTARPAAPHPATLGIRAVSVGSGRFGGARGSG; encoded by the coding sequence CTGGCGAGAGGGGGATGCCACATCCGGAAGCGCGGCGACACCTGGGCCGTCATCGTCGGCCTGATCGCGCTGATCTTCGTTTCCGTCCTCTTCGGCGGAGACCCTCAGCCCCGCGCCCGGCTCGCGCCGGCCGGCTCGTCCTGGGCGCAGACGCCGGAAGGGCTTTCCGCCATCTACGCCGTCCTGGCCGACCAGGGGGCGGCGCGGCGCTGGACCCTGCCGCTGGACCGGCTGGACGGCTCCGTGGACCGGCTGGTCGTGTGGAACGTGGACGGCCTGGATCCCGACGAGGTGGACGCCCTGGAGGCGTGGGTGTTCGCCGGCGGAACGGCGCTGGTGGGCGGACCGCTTTCCGGGTTCAGGGGCACCTTCCAGCCGGCGGCGGAAGGCACGGCCCGCCCGGCGGCCCCTCACCCGGCCACCCTGGGGATCCGTGCGGTCTCCGTGGGCAGCGGCCGCTTCGGCGGCGCCCGGGGGAGCGGCTGA
- a CDS encoding AzlC family ABC transporter permease — protein MATTQTLPSLPPATFTAGSRAALPIVLGYLPIGFAFGVLAQTAGFSVAEVGLMSLLVYAGSAQFIGAEMFAAGAAAPAIISTTFLVNLRHLLLSTALLPSFRRNHPAVNALLAYGITDETFAVNASVLRGRPIGPGFVAGLHITSQASWIAASVAGALAGGIATNQEALGLDFALSAMFIGLLVPNLRGEEAGSRRVAALVAAALAVAMGLLGQPSWGVIVATVVAATVGVMLR, from the coding sequence ATGGCCACAACGCAGACGCTGCCCAGTCTGCCGCCGGCGACCTTCACCGCGGGCAGCCGGGCTGCGCTGCCCATCGTCCTCGGTTACCTGCCCATCGGCTTCGCGTTCGGCGTCCTCGCCCAGACCGCCGGCTTCTCGGTCGCAGAGGTGGGGCTCATGTCGCTGCTTGTGTACGCCGGCTCCGCGCAATTCATCGGCGCGGAGATGTTCGCCGCCGGCGCCGCGGCTCCCGCCATCATCTCCACGACCTTCCTGGTCAACCTGCGGCACCTCCTGCTGAGCACCGCCCTCCTGCCGTCGTTCCGGCGGAACCACCCCGCGGTCAACGCCCTGCTCGCCTACGGCATCACCGACGAGACCTTCGCGGTGAACGCCTCCGTGCTCCGCGGACGCCCCATCGGCCCTGGCTTTGTGGCGGGGCTGCACATCACGTCTCAGGCGAGCTGGATCGCCGCGTCGGTCGCCGGGGCGCTGGCGGGCGGCATCGCGACCAACCAGGAGGCCCTCGGGCTCGACTTCGCCCTCTCAGCGATGTTCATCGGCCTGCTGGTTCCCAACCTGCGGGGCGAGGAGGCGGGCAGCCGCCGGGTCGCCGCCCTCGTGGCCGCGGCCCTGGCCGTGGCGATGGGGCTGCTCGGCCAGCCCAGCTGGGGCGTGATCGTCGCGACCGTCGTCGCCGCCACCGTGGGGGTGATGCTCCGGTGA
- a CDS encoding polyamine ABC transporter substrate-binding protein → MKKRVGFALAALLVAAVALSGCSVGGSTGAASDLPRPERDPSVDMSRLSAELNVFTWTEYLPQSIIREFERVYNVRVNYDTYSSNEEMHAKLKAGASGYDIIIPEIYMIKVLRREGLLEELDHANIPNLKNIDDRFRGLDHDPELRYSVPYVWGTTGIVINTEKISPDQMTSWADLWNPEFQGRLVVPDDAREMIGIALRTEGYGVNTTDPDALARAKEKLKALKPNVKAFNSDSPKDLLLGGEVWGGVVWSGEAALVMRESDAFQFILPPEGVTMWVDNVAIPKDAPHKYTAEVFINFLLDPVVSARISAEYPYGNPNKAAMPYISAEDLANPAINPPAEWLRNAESLDDLGDQMNQIYDQIWTEVKG, encoded by the coding sequence ATGAAGAAGCGTGTGGGGTTCGCGCTGGCCGCCCTGCTGGTGGCGGCCGTGGCCCTGTCGGGCTGCTCAGTCGGAGGGAGCACGGGCGCAGCGTCTGACCTGCCCCGGCCCGAGCGGGATCCGAGCGTGGACATGAGCCGGCTCTCCGCCGAGCTCAACGTCTTTACCTGGACGGAGTACCTGCCGCAGTCGATCATCCGCGAGTTCGAGCGGGTCTACAACGTCCGGGTCAACTACGACACCTACTCCAGCAACGAGGAGATGCACGCCAAGCTGAAGGCCGGCGCCTCGGGCTACGACATCATCATCCCGGAGATCTACATGATCAAGGTGCTGCGCCGGGAAGGGCTGCTGGAGGAGCTGGACCACGCCAACATCCCCAACCTGAAGAACATCGATGACCGCTTCCGCGGGCTGGACCACGACCCGGAGCTGAGGTACTCCGTACCCTACGTGTGGGGCACCACGGGGATCGTCATCAACACGGAGAAGATCAGCCCCGATCAGATGACGTCCTGGGCCGACCTGTGGAACCCCGAGTTCCAGGGGAGGCTGGTCGTGCCGGACGACGCCCGTGAGATGATCGGCATCGCCCTGCGCACCGAGGGGTACGGCGTCAACACCACCGACCCGGATGCGCTGGCCCGGGCCAAGGAGAAGCTGAAGGCGCTGAAGCCCAACGTCAAGGCCTTCAACAGCGACAGCCCGAAGGATCTGCTGCTCGGCGGCGAGGTCTGGGGCGGCGTGGTGTGGAGCGGCGAGGCGGCCCTGGTCATGCGGGAGAGCGACGCGTTCCAGTTCATCCTGCCGCCCGAGGGCGTGACCATGTGGGTGGACAACGTGGCGATCCCGAAGGACGCGCCGCACAAGTACACCGCCGAGGTGTTCATCAACTTCCTGCTGGATCCGGTGGTCAGCGCCCGCATCTCCGCCGAGTACCCCTACGGCAACCCCAACAAGGCGGCCATGCCGTACATCTCCGCCGAGGACCTGGCCAACCCGGCCATCAACCCGCCGGCGGAGTGGCTGCGGAACGCGGAGTCGCTGGACGACCTGGGCGACCAGATGAACCAGATCTACGACCAGATCTGGACCGAAGTGAAAGGCTGA